One Aegilops tauschii subsp. strangulata cultivar AL8/78 chromosome 7, Aet v6.0, whole genome shotgun sequence genomic window carries:
- the LOC109758889 gene encoding probable CCR4-associated factor 1 homolog 7 produces the protein MSAPPPPASSDDDGKPGDEEGVEIREVWANNLEAEFAVIRDVVDDYPYIAMDTEFPGIVCRPLGSFRSNDEYNYATLKANVDMLSLIQLGLTLSDENGALPARGTGGRPCAWQFNFRGFDPRSDPANADSIDLLRNSGIDFDHFTTEGADTGHFAELLMSSGVLLNAELQWVTFHSGYDFGYLLKLLTGRNLPDTMPGFFDLIRIYFPVLYDIKHLMKYCGSLHGGLSKLGELLGVQRVGICHQAGSDSLLTLRCFKKLKEAYFRGSTENYAGVLYGLISDGGENRPPAALLIE, from the coding sequence ATGTCTGCCCCTCCGCCACCCGCCTCCTCCGATGATGATGGTAAGCCCGGCGACGAGGAGGGCGTAGAGATCCGCGAGGTATGGGCGAACAACCTCGAGGCGGAGTTCGCCGTGATCCGTGACGTCGTCGACGATTACCCGTACATCGCCATGGACACCGAGTTCCCGGGCATCGTGTGCCGCCCGCTCGGGAGCTTTCGCTCCAATGACGAGTACAACTACGCCACCCTCAAGGCCAACGTCGACATGCTGAGCCTCATCCAGCTTGGTCTCACCCTCTCCGACGAGAACGGCGCACTCCCGGCCAGGGGCACGGGGGGGCGCCCCTGCGCCTGGCAGTTCAACTTTCGGGGTTTCGATCCGCGCTCAGACCCCGCCAACGCTGACTCCATCGACCTGCTACGCAACAGCGGGATCGACTTCGACCACTTCACCACCGAGGGTGCTGACACAGGCCACTTCGCCGAGCTGCTCATGTCGTCGGGCGTCCTGCTCAACGCTGAGCTCCAGTGGGTCACATTCCACAGCGGGTACGACTTCGGGTACCTGCTCAAGCTGCTAACCGGGCGGAACCTACCCGACACCATGCCTGGATTCTTTGACCTCATCAGAATCTACTTCCCTGTGCTGTACGACATCAAGCATCTCATGAAGTACTGCGGCAGCCTCCATGGTGGCTTGAGCAAGCTTGGTGAGCTACTTGGTGTCCAACGTGTGGGGATCTGCCACCAGGCTGGGTCTGACTCGCTGCTGACCTTGCGGTGCTTCAAAAAGCTGAAGGAGGCATATTTCAGAGGATCGACCGAGAATTATGCCGGTGTATTGTATGGTCTTATTTCTGATGGTGGGGAGAACAGACCACCAGCAGCTCTGCTCATCGAATGA